The Clostridioides difficile genome has a segment encoding these proteins:
- a CDS encoding SH3 domain-containing protein, translated as MNFNQKRVAASIMATAIIMPTMGNLAYANESEIESSTVESRTITGNAVNFRKGPGTNNASIGKFYKGDKVEYIGKDGSWVKVKYNGNTGYVHENYVSINSLGNSNESNDASVKSTKVVTAKGLNFRTGPSTGSSKISTLGYGTEVGYISESNGWSKISSNGRVGYVSSKYLGTNLSDSANGNAGNSSSDLVKDTKVVTAKSLNLRTGPGTGHSKVATLSYGTEVGSISENGGWTKVNHDDQTGYVSSQYLGEKGSVDTSSPSDSTNSPSQGADSVISFAKTLLGKPYVWGAEGPNSFDCSGFTQYVMKKSAGVSIPRVSRDQSKYGAYVNRGDLRSGDLIFFDTEGSNNGSVSHVGIYMGNGEMIHASSGSSKKVTISNINSSYYSSRYVNARRVL; from the coding sequence ATGAATTTTAATCAAAAGAGAGTAGCAGCCAGTATAATGGCCACCGCGATAATAATGCCTACAATGGGGAATTTAGCATATGCTAATGAGTCTGAAATAGAAAGTTCAACTGTAGAAAGTAGAACAATAACAGGGAATGCAGTAAATTTTAGAAAAGGACCAGGTACAAATAATGCATCGATAGGAAAGTTCTACAAAGGTGATAAAGTTGAGTACATAGGAAAAGATGGTTCTTGGGTAAAAGTTAAATATAATGGGAATACAGGTTATGTACATGAAAACTATGTATCAATAAATAGCCTAGGAAATAGTAATGAAAGTAATGATGCTTCAGTAAAATCAACAAAAGTTGTTACAGCAAAGGGATTAAATTTTAGAACAGGTCCAAGTACAGGAAGTTCTAAAATATCTACTTTGGGATATGGTACTGAAGTTGGATACATATCTGAGTCAAATGGATGGTCAAAAATAAGCTCTAATGGTAGAGTTGGTTATGTTTCAAGTAAATACTTAGGAACTAACTTAAGTGATTCTGCGAATGGAAATGCTGGAAACAGTTCAAGTGATCTTGTAAAGGATACAAAAGTTGTAACAGCAAAATCATTAAACCTTAGAACCGGACCAGGAACAGGACACTCTAAAGTGGCTACATTAAGTTATGGTACTGAAGTTGGAAGTATTTCAGAAAATGGAGGATGGACAAAAGTAAATCACGATGACCAAACAGGATATGTATCAAGTCAATATCTTGGTGAAAAAGGTTCTGTTGATACTTCAAGCCCATCTGATTCAACTAATTCTCCAAGTCAGGGAGCTGATAGTGTAATAAGCTTTGCAAAGACACTACTTGGAAAACCATATGTATGGGGAGCAGAAGGTCCAAATAGTTTTGACTGTTCTGGATTCACACAATATGTTATGAAAAAATCTGCAGGAGTTAGTATACCAAGAGTATCTAGAGACCAAAGTAAATATGGAGCGTATGTAAACAGAGGAGACCTTAGAAGTGGAGATTTAATATTCTTTGATACAGAAGGCTCAAATAATGGTTCTGTAAGTCATGTTGGAATATATATGGGAAATGGAGAGATGATACACGCATCTTCAGGTTCCTCAAAAAAGGTAACAATATCTAATATAAATAGTAGTTACTATTCAAGTAGATATGTAAATGCAAGAAGAGTTTTATAA
- a CDS encoding manganese catalase family protein gives MWIYQKTLQHPVNIKTCDPRMAKFLITQFGGPNGELAASLRYLSQRYTMPTGNMRALLTDIGTEELAHVELICTMVYQLTSDVTPEELKAAGLGSNYAQNGYGIYPTDSNGVPFDVRPIAVMSNPVTDLHEDMAAEQKALATYYQLINLTDDVDVINVLKFLGQREIIHYQRFGEALMDAYELEECQKIF, from the coding sequence ATGTGGATATATCAAAAAACTTTACAACACCCAGTTAATATAAAAACTTGTGACCCAAGAATGGCTAAGTTTCTTATAACTCAATTTGGCGGGCCAAATGGAGAACTTGCTGCATCTTTGAGATATTTGAGTCAAAGATATACAATGCCTACTGGTAATATGCGTGCACTTTTAACAGATATTGGTACAGAAGAGCTAGCTCATGTTGAGCTTATATGTACTATGGTTTATCAGTTAACTTCTGATGTAACTCCAGAAGAATTAAAAGCTGCTGGCCTTGGTTCAAACTATGCACAAAATGGATATGGAATTTATCCAACAGATTCAAATGGAGTTCCATTTGATGTAAGACCTATTGCAGTTATGTCAAATCCTGTAACTGATTTACATGAAGATATGGCTGCTGAACAAAAAGCTCTTGCAACATATTATCAACTTATAAACTTAACAGATGATGTTGATGTTATAAATGTACTAAAATTCTTAGGTCAAAGAGAAATAATTCACTATCAAAGATTTGGTGAAGCTTTAATGGATGCTTATGAATTAGAAGAATGTCAAAAAATATTCTAA
- a CDS encoding spore coat protein CotJB — protein MKDSSRAELMRKIQETSFACVDMNLYLDTHPDDKNAINTYNSLCNQFAQARYAYENKYGPLTNFGYAPSRCPWQWAEQPWPWDREFNY, from the coding sequence ATGAAAGATTCATCTAGAGCTGAACTTATGAGAAAAATTCAGGAAACATCTTTTGCATGTGTTGATATGAACTTATATTTAGACACTCATCCTGATGATAAAAATGCTATCAACACTTATAATTCATTATGTAACCAATTTGCACAGGCTAGATATGCTTACGAAAATAAATATGGTCCTTTAACTAACTTTGGGTATGCTCCAAGTAGATGCCCTTGGCAATGGGCTGAGCAACCTTGGCCTTGGGATAGAGAATTTAATTATTAG
- a CDS encoding spore coat associated protein CotJA: MENKTRDIKKNCGSSLARPYVNNQIFTEMYCLSDALKFGTIFPELNLLESEMYNKELYAKPKKLRGGRR, translated from the coding sequence TTGGAAAATAAAACTAGAGATATTAAAAAGAATTGTGGTTCATCTTTGGCTAGACCATATGTTAATAATCAAATTTTCACAGAAATGTACTGCCTTTCTGATGCATTAAAATTTGGAACTATATTTCCAGAACTAAATTTATTAGAATCTGAAATGTACAACAAAGAATTATATGCTAAGCCAAAAAAATTAAGAGGAGGTAGAAGATAA
- a CDS encoding tRNA 2-thiocytidine biosynthesis protein TtcA, whose amino-acid sequence MSELSGKGCEIIVPFEERLSLRDIEKSIIKKYRKYLWSKFIKAIRDYKLVEEGDKIAVAISGGKDSILMAKMFQELKRHGQVNFDVEFIAMDPGYHANIRQLLVDNCEYLNIPIHLFDSRIFEIADEIAKDYPCYMCARMRRGALYSKAEELGCNKLALGHHYDDVIETTMLNLLCAGNFKTMLPKLNSTNFEGIKIIRPLYYIREEHIIRFIQNSGIWPLNCACMVAAKKTGNKRYEIKDLIKSLEPNFKNVEKSIFKAAENVNLDSILGWQKDGEKHSFLENYE is encoded by the coding sequence ATGAGTGAGCTATCAGGAAAAGGCTGTGAAATTATAGTTCCTTTTGAGGAAAGACTTTCACTAAGGGATATAGAAAAAAGTATTATAAAAAAATATAGAAAATATTTATGGTCTAAGTTTATAAAGGCAATAAGAGATTATAAATTAGTTGAAGAAGGGGATAAAATAGCTGTAGCAATATCTGGAGGAAAAGATAGTATTCTTATGGCTAAAATGTTTCAAGAATTAAAGAGACATGGACAAGTTAATTTTGATGTTGAATTTATTGCTATGGACCCTGGATACCATGCAAATATAAGACAATTACTTGTAGATAATTGTGAGTATTTAAACATACCAATACATTTATTTGATTCAAGAATATTTGAAATAGCTGATGAAATTGCAAAAGATTATCCATGTTATATGTGTGCAAGAATGAGAAGGGGAGCGTTATATTCAAAAGCAGAAGAATTGGGGTGTAATAAACTTGCATTAGGTCATCATTATGATGATGTAATAGAAACAACTATGCTTAATTTGTTGTGTGCAGGAAATTTTAAAACTATGCTTCCTAAGCTTAATTCTACTAATTTTGAAGGAATAAAAATTATAAGACCACTTTATTATATAAGAGAAGAACATATTATAAGATTTATCCAAAACAGTGGTATATGGCCTTTAAATTGTGCTTGTATGGTTGCTGCTAAAAAAACTGGAAATAAAAGATATGAGATAAAAGATTTAATAAAAAGTTTAGAGCCAAATTTTAAAAATGTAGAAAAGTCTATATTTAAAGCAGCAGAAAATGTAAATCTTGATTCAATACTAGGGTGGCAAAAAGATGGGGAGAAACATTCTTTCTTAGAAAATTATGAATAA
- a CDS encoding exonuclease domain-containing protein, which produces MFILKRVYIDFEMNMPNSKSKRDILNSDIIAIGAVMYDEKTKNIDKFKSLIKPVSNAQLYPHIQELTHISSEELKYAPSYEEVMRKFKKWLGIFSEIEGIYTFGNLDLTCFNNTDMRSSKKNNHPRFVNNIRELFVDIKEKYIECGIKCMNYISLKNLLEFANLEFSGDAHDPLNDAYNLFILDEAITNNVDIQNILIMLDIIRPPFNNINPDLNDCFDKFKKSLYKKEGNYDIVDFSIEIIKTVRMYLLTIININIQNIEVIKDIDKKLDTIDKLKNIEEGYFYLLEDVYFDIKDLLEDLMLYRVHEDEYKNEIENIIKMFDEDLESEKIYIDKNNNLNVINKA; this is translated from the coding sequence GTGTTTATATTGAAAAGAGTATATATAGATTTTGAGATGAATATGCCAAATTCTAAATCAAAGAGAGATATATTAAATTCAGATATAATTGCAATTGGAGCAGTTATGTATGATGAAAAGACAAAAAATATTGATAAATTTAAATCTTTAATAAAGCCAGTAAGTAATGCCCAGTTGTATCCTCATATACAAGAGTTGACTCATATATCTTCAGAAGAATTAAAGTATGCACCAAGCTATGAAGAGGTAATGAGAAAATTTAAAAAGTGGTTAGGCATATTTTCTGAGATTGAAGGAATATATACTTTTGGTAATTTAGATTTAACATGTTTCAATAACACTGATATGAGAAGTTCTAAAAAAAACAATCATCCAAGGTTCGTAAACAACATTAGAGAGTTATTTGTGGATATAAAAGAGAAATATATAGAGTGTGGTATAAAATGTATGAACTATATATCACTAAAAAATTTACTTGAATTTGCTAACTTAGAGTTTAGTGGAGATGCGCATGACCCATTAAATGATGCATATAATTTATTTATTTTAGATGAGGCAATTACAAATAATGTAGATATACAAAATATTTTAATAATGCTAGATATAATAAGACCTCCATTTAATAACATAAATCCAGATTTAAATGATTGCTTTGATAAATTTAAAAAGTCACTTTATAAAAAAGAAGGAAATTATGATATTGTAGATTTTTCTATTGAGATAATAAAAACTGTGAGAATGTACTTATTGACAATTATAAATATAAATATACAAAATATAGAAGTTATAAAAGATATAGATAAAAAATTGGATACTATAGATAAATTGAAGAATATAGAAGAGGGTTATTTTTATTTATTAGAAGATGTGTATTTTGATATAAAAGATTTATTAGAAGATTTAATGCTTTATAGAGTACATGAAGATGAATACAAAAATGAAATAGAAAACATAATAAAGATGTTTGATGAAGATTTAGAGAGTGAGAAAATATATATTGATAAGAATAATAACTTAAATGTTATTAATAAAGCATAG
- a CDS encoding flavin reductase: MGFKEVKIEELQFNPFTKIGKEWLLITAGNSDKFNTMTASWGGVGVYWSKNVVTTYIRPQRYTKEFVDNNDTFTIAFFDEKYREALNICGTISGRDINKVEKAELTPYFVDDTVAFEEANMIMVCKKLYHDTMPPENFDAKENDEKWYPNKDYHTMYISEVVKVLIKE, from the coding sequence ATGGGATTTAAAGAAGTAAAAATTGAAGAACTACAATTTAATCCATTCACTAAAATTGGTAAAGAGTGGTTACTTATAACAGCAGGAAACTCAGACAAATTTAACACAATGACTGCAAGCTGGGGTGGTGTTGGAGTGTATTGGAGTAAAAATGTTGTAACAACTTACATAAGACCACAGAGATACACAAAAGAGTTTGTAGATAATAATGACACATTTACAATTGCATTTTTTGATGAAAAATACAGAGAAGCTTTAAATATTTGTGGCACTATTTCTGGTAGAGATATAAATAAAGTAGAAAAAGCAGAACTTACACCATATTTTGTAGATGATACAGTAGCTTTTGAAGAAGCTAATATGATTATGGTTTGTAAAAAATTATATCATGATACGATGCCACCAGAAAACTTTGATGCTAAGGAAAATGATGAAAAATGGTATCCAAATAAAGATTATCATACTATGTATATATCAGAAGTTGTAAAGGTTCTTATAAAAGAATAG
- a CDS encoding 3'-5' exonuclease, which yields MREYVVVDLETTGLDPYKGCEIIEIGVTEIKNDEIVKNYSRLIKPKGIISSFITELTHISNEMVEKEECLELVLPRFRKYIGDRTIIAHNAKFDLKFLNYYLRMLDLEPINNYICTLELLKKCKSYKGKNKKLETACAYYNIENINAHRADSDTLATAKLFLKIKDEY from the coding sequence ATGAGAGAATATGTAGTTGTAGATTTAGAAACTACAGGATTAGACCCATATAAAGGTTGTGAAATAATAGAGATAGGAGTAACAGAAATAAAAAATGACGAAATTGTAAAAAACTATTCAAGGTTAATAAAACCTAAGGGTATAATTTCTTCATTTATAACAGAATTGACACATATAAGTAATGAAATGGTAGAAAAAGAGGAATGTTTAGAATTGGTTTTACCTAGATTTAGAAAATACATAGGTGATAGAACGATAATTGCACATAATGCAAAATTTGATTTAAAGTTTTTAAATTACTATCTTAGAATGTTGGACTTAGAGCCAATAAATAATTATATATGTACACTAGAATTATTAAAAAAATGTAAAAGTTATAAAGGAAAAAATAAGAAGCTTGAAACAGCTTGTGCTTATTACAATATAGAGAATATAAATGCTCATAGAGCTGATAGTGACACTTTAGCAACTGCAAAGCTATTTTTAAAAATAAAAGATGAATATTAA
- a CDS encoding transglycosylase domain-containing protein, producing MGYYNDDDNNKIRRKKVSNNKDSNKKSKHSYTSTSKKNKNSQTASSKRMSEKVDSKNIIKRDSFTRDNVRPLNTDYGQRDRRRVEYKQRDRKLKSKKRRKQKRIKIARALLSVMLVALIIFSVAGAIFTVSAIKGSPEVTKKLIKSKYISSEVVSIKQMPKDLKQAIVSIEDERFYKHKGVDVISLARSVLNNVFTDTTQGGSTIDMQVSKNLLTSDDKTMKRKIRDMYNAKQMNKIMSKDEILEAYLNNMYLGKNAYGAAKGAEVYFGKKVGELNLAECAMLAGMTNNPARYIDHGEAKKRQLTVLYKMHELGYITDKEYRIAKADDTPFKSEID from the coding sequence ATGGGTTATTACAATGATGATGATAATAATAAAATAAGACGTAAAAAAGTCAGTAATAATAAAGATAGTAATAAAAAATCTAAACATTCTTATACTTCAACAAGCAAAAAAAATAAAAATTCTCAGACAGCCTCTAGTAAAAGAATGAGTGAAAAGGTAGATTCAAAAAATATTATAAAAAGAGATAGTTTTACAAGAGATAATGTAAGACCTTTAAATACAGATTATGGTCAAAGAGATAGACGAAGAGTTGAGTACAAGCAAAGAGATAGAAAATTAAAAAGTAAAAAAAGAAGAAAGCAAAAGAGAATTAAAATAGCTAGAGCATTATTATCTGTTATGCTAGTGGCACTGATTATATTTTCAGTGGCAGGTGCAATTTTTACAGTTTCAGCTATAAAGGGCTCACCGGAAGTCACTAAAAAACTAATTAAGTCTAAATATATAAGTAGTGAGGTTGTCAGTATAAAACAAATGCCAAAAGACTTAAAACAGGCTATAGTTTCCATAGAAGATGAGAGATTTTATAAGCATAAAGGAGTAGATGTTATTTCTTTAGCTAGGTCAGTACTTAATAATGTGTTTACAGACACGACACAAGGTGGAAGTACTATAGATATGCAAGTTTCAAAAAATCTGCTTACAAGTGATGATAAAACTATGAAGAGAAAAATAAGGGACATGTATAATGCAAAGCAAATGAATAAAATCATGAGCAAAGATGAAATCCTTGAAGCGTATCTAAATAATATGTATCTAGGAAAAAATGCATATGGAGCTGCAAAAGGAGCTGAAGTGTATTTTGGTAAAAAAGTTGGAGAGTTAAACCTAGCTGAATGTGCTATGCTTGCAGGTATGACCAATAATCCTGCTAGATATATCGACCATGGAGAAGCTAAAAAGAGACAGTTGACTGTGTTGTATAAGATGCATGAGCTTGGTTATATAACTGATAAGGAATATAGAATAGCAAAAGCTGATGACACTCCATTTAAATCAGAAATTGATTAA
- a CDS encoding BlaI/MecI/CopY family transcriptional regulator, which produces MMIRKIPQAELKVMKFIWRVNATVTSKDVIEAMEQKYGWKQTTTLTLLSRLVKKEFLHAQKIDRYTHYTIVVKHQDYLNFETKDFLSNIHNDSLVSLMSALHEDEAIDKNKLDFLENYFDNLKDE; this is translated from the coding sequence ATCATGATAAGAAAAATACCACAAGCAGAACTAAAAGTAATGAAATTTATTTGGAGAGTAAATGCTACAGTGACATCGAAAGATGTTATTGAAGCAATGGAGCAAAAATATGGATGGAAACAAACAACAACACTGACACTTTTATCAAGACTAGTAAAAAAAGAATTCCTACATGCTCAAAAAATAGATAGGTATACACATTACACAATAGTGGTTAAGCATCAGGATTATTTAAACTTTGAGACAAAGGATTTCCTAAGCAACATACATAATGATTCTTTGGTAAGTTTAATGTCAGCTTTACATGAGGATGAAGCTATAGATAAAAATAAGCTGGATTTTCTAGAAAATTACTTTGATAATTTAAAGGATGAATAG
- a CDS encoding M56 family metallopeptidase produces MNSYMIQVFENLIQTTIICSLGICLLLFLKRYLFKNFSKKFNYYIWLIIVFRMLLFLFNYTIVYEVKESKSNAAVGNNITRINVPTDNNFMLYLAYLWIFVAIVIAVYTFVKYTKFKNFIVDISYDIEDDEVNCLYKDLLNELNIKKKIELRGSDELISPAGMGLFKSYIFLPDYPYSKDELNWILRHELMHFKNKDLLIKFVVLFVKIIYWFNPLVYIMSNRVNIDCELCCDESVLNDCSLKEKKEYALALIKSIKMSKNYHSGILTTEFSKTNLEKRLENIVKKKGRNGIIIALILVCISSITYFNFEEISLDNFNNLRTRGIFDNTRVDLKDDNVLGRGFMH; encoded by the coding sequence ATGAATAGTTATATGATACAAGTTTTTGAAAATCTTATACAGACAACTATTATATGTAGTCTTGGTATTTGTCTATTATTATTTTTGAAAAGATATTTATTTAAGAATTTTAGTAAAAAGTTCAATTATTATATTTGGTTGATAATAGTCTTTAGGATGTTGCTTTTTCTCTTCAATTACACAATAGTGTATGAAGTAAAAGAATCTAAAAGCAATGCAGCAGTAGGAAATAATATTACACGAATCAATGTTCCTACAGATAATAATTTTATGTTGTATTTAGCTTATTTATGGATATTTGTAGCTATAGTTATTGCTGTGTATACATTTGTAAAGTATACAAAATTTAAAAATTTTATTGTCGATATATCTTATGACATAGAAGATGATGAAGTTAACTGTCTTTACAAAGATTTACTGAACGAGTTAAATATAAAAAAGAAAATTGAATTAAGAGGTTCTGATGAACTGATAAGTCCAGCAGGTATGGGATTATTTAAATCGTACATATTCTTACCAGATTATCCTTATAGTAAGGATGAGCTAAATTGGATTTTAAGACATGAATTGATGCACTTTAAAAACAAAGACCTTTTAATCAAGTTTGTAGTATTATTTGTGAAAATAATATATTGGTTTAATCCACTTGTTTATATAATGAGCAATAGAGTAAATATCGATTGTGAGTTATGTTGTGATGAAAGTGTTTTGAATGATTGTTCTCTAAAAGAGAAAAAAGAATATGCGTTAGCACTTATAAAGTCAATTAAGATGAGTAAGAATTATCATAGTGGAATTTTGACAACAGAGTTTAGTAAGACAAATTTAGAAAAGAGACTTGAAAATATTGTTAAAAAGAAAGGTAGAAATGGCATTATTATAGCCTTGATTTTGGTTTGTATATCCTCAATAACTTATTTTAACTTTGAAGAAATAAGTCTTGATAATTTTAATAATCTAAGAACAAGAGGAATTTTTGATAATACAAGAGTCGACCTTAAAGATGACAATGTACTAGGTCGTGGATTTATGCATTAA
- a CDS encoding peptidoglycan-binding protein, whose protein sequence is MKRLRKSLIITSCLVFAFSGTVFANSDNKNSNSVNSSNEESVKKSFTVSVYEFTYQNAPEKFKKDYEKSCEELNIKPSPNHKIFVPEEIMSSYELEEYKEARDLFDVQYEKGVFRVVGSGKNYSVDITNTIVGYNNTTTGNAVHLVQVLCNNLAGAGLKYDSQFGSATYNGVKKLQGKLGLPQDGIVGKQTWEAAARRLP, encoded by the coding sequence TTGAAAAGATTAAGAAAAAGTTTAATAATTACAAGTTGTCTGGTTTTTGCATTTAGTGGCACTGTATTTGCGAATTCAGATAACAAAAACTCTAATTCTGTAAATTCATCAAATGAAGAATCTGTCAAAAAATCATTTACAGTATCAGTGTATGAATTTACATATCAGAATGCACCAGAAAAGTTTAAAAAAGATTATGAGAAGAGTTGTGAGGAACTTAATATAAAACCTTCTCCAAATCACAAAATATTTGTACCAGAGGAAATTATGAGTAGTTATGAACTAGAGGAATACAAAGAGGCTAGAGATTTGTTTGATGTTCAATATGAAAAGGGTGTTTTTAGAGTTGTAGGTAGTGGTAAGAATTATTCTGTAGATATAACTAATACTATAGTGGGATATAATAATACAACAACTGGTAATGCTGTACATTTAGTTCAAGTTTTATGTAATAATTTAGCTGGTGCTGGCCTAAAATATGATAGTCAATTTGGAAGTGCTACATATAATGGAGTAAAGAAATTACAAGGTAAGCTTGGTTTGCCACAAGATGGGATTGTAGGGAAACAAACTTGGGAAGCTGCAGCAAGAAGACTTCCATAA
- a CDS encoding alpha-hydroxy-acid oxidizing protein, translating into MNYNELLKSARENFNGKCKVCKICNGLACAGNVPGMGGKGSGSSFIENRRSLEKVKINMRVIHNVSNPDTTIELFGKKMSAPIFAAPVSGTMLNMGGKISEKEYIEPVVRGCSNSGIYAMVGDTNVDTFLLNNLDVLKDNDGNGIVFIKPWKNSKIIEKIRLSEEAGAFAVGVDLDACGLINNQLQENPFSPKTVDEIRELVEATRLPFIIKGIMTVDDALMAVESGASAIVVSNHGGRVLDYTPGTCEVLPDIAKAVKGKIIILADGGVRTGVDVVKMLGLGADAVLMGRSFVTASFGGGGDGVEFFIDKVRNELCETMILTGCQKVKDIDGRVIWK; encoded by the coding sequence ATGAACTATAATGAATTATTAAAATCTGCTAGAGAGAACTTTAATGGAAAGTGTAAAGTCTGTAAGATTTGTAATGGATTAGCTTGTGCTGGAAATGTTCCTGGCATGGGAGGAAAAGGAAGTGGCTCTTCTTTTATAGAAAATAGAAGAAGCTTGGAAAAAGTAAAGATAAATATGAGAGTAATACATAATGTTTCAAATCCAGATACTACTATAGAATTATTTGGTAAAAAAATGAGTGCTCCTATATTTGCGGCTCCTGTATCAGGTACTATGTTAAATATGGGTGGTAAAATTTCTGAAAAAGAATATATAGAACCTGTTGTTAGAGGATGCTCTAATTCTGGGATTTATGCCATGGTTGGCGATACTAATGTAGATACTTTTTTATTGAATAATTTAGACGTTTTAAAAGATAATGATGGGAATGGAATTGTATTTATAAAGCCTTGGAAAAATTCAAAGATAATAGAAAAAATTAGATTATCTGAAGAAGCTGGTGCTTTTGCAGTTGGTGTAGACCTTGACGCTTGTGGGTTGATTAATAATCAGCTTCAAGAAAATCCTTTTTCACCAAAGACAGTTGATGAGATTAGAGAGTTGGTTGAAGCAACTAGATTGCCTTTTATAATAAAAGGGATTATGACTGTGGATGATGCTTTGATGGCTGTAGAGTCTGGAGCTAGTGCTATTGTTGTTTCAAATCATGGTGGAAGAGTACTTGATTATACACCTGGTACTTGTGAAGTACTTCCAGATATAGCTAAGGCTGTAAAAGGAAAGATAATTATACTTGCTGATGGTGGTGTTAGAACTGGTGTTGATGTAGTTAAGATGCTAGGTTTGGGTGCTGATGCTGTTTTGATGGGAAGATCTTTTGTTACTGCTTCTTTTGGTGGTGGTGGTGATGGTGTTGAGTTTTTTATAGATAAGGTTAGGAATGAGTTATGTGAGACTATGATTTTGACTGGTTGTCAAAAGGTTAAGGATATTGATGGTAGGGTTATATGGAAGTGA
- a CDS encoding DUF3785 domain-containing protein: protein MSSYKFIYEGKEYLLKEDNCSALINDEENPIQGISISKVIDILNESEEVDFDIEYYQEACPLCLEGVKEKKKFFPFLEYHFYIFSKDGKYVISNISSDYKGMSFNKLSRANKVDNSYIVSVIICENCQDYIVQIENCIV from the coding sequence ATGAGTTCGTACAAGTTTATATATGAAGGTAAGGAATATTTATTAAAAGAGGATAATTGTAGTGCTTTAATAAATGATGAAGAAAATCCAATTCAGGGAATAAGTATTTCAAAAGTAATTGATATACTTAATGAATCAGAAGAAGTTGATTTTGATATAGAATACTATCAAGAAGCATGTCCATTATGCTTAGAGGGTGTAAAAGAAAAGAAAAAATTCTTTCCATTTTTAGAATATCATTTTTATATTTTTAGTAAAGATGGAAAATATGTAATAAGTAATATATCTAGTGACTATAAAGGTATGTCTTTTAATAAATTATCAAGAGCAAATAAAGTTGATAATAGTTATATTGTAAGTGTGATAATTTGCGAAAATTGTCAAGATTATATAGTTCAAATAGAAAATTGTATAGTTTAG